In Musa acuminata AAA Group cultivar baxijiao chromosome BXJ2-8, Cavendish_Baxijiao_AAA, whole genome shotgun sequence, one genomic interval encodes:
- the LOC103995921 gene encoding proline-rich receptor-like protein kinase PERK8 isoform X2: MPWKSTASVADAPRELFWKRLEDVLLKMGKIKMAAFYYSSPPPPPPPVDVSPPESQPSDYYNPSQPSIPPSTSNADPPSLPPPPPPAAQPPSAPVDAYTPPPPASSPPPPPQTPELYPPPPSAAPPAVTPPPPLSPPPAAIPPMSPIYYQSPPPPPPALPSPPPNSAPASPLAPPPKAPSPPPPPPPYISNSTPPVPSSMPPRSPPSLPLPAPIKPNVPSSSNSSKHTGSSHGSSNALKSAANTSETVVTVAVVAGLVMLTFVGAAVWLVKKHKKPFAPTAYRGNLVLASPASSHASGEGGCGCVYKGRLRDGREVAVKQIKVGGAQGEREFKSEVETISRVHHRHLVSLVGYCVSENRRLLVYDYVPNRTLYYHLHGKGMPIMEWTVRVKVAVGAARGIAYLHEDCHPRIIHRDIKSSNILLDYSFEAQVSDFGLARMAVDANAHVTTCVMGTFGYLAPEYATSGKLTSNSDVYSFGVVLLELITGRKPVDTSQPVGDESLVEWARPLLIQALENGDFGDLPDPRLDGNYNKDEMFRMIEIAAACTRHSSTMRPRMGQVVRALESLADLDINNGVRPGQSEVFDSSQQSEEIRMFQKMGFASQEHDSDYSRTN; this comes from the exons ATGCCGTGGAAGTCGACAGCAAGCGTTGCTGATGCTCCTCGTGAACTTTTCTGGAAGAGATTAGAGGATGTCTTGTTGAAGATGGGGAAGATAAAGATGGCAGCTTTTTATTACTcatcgccgccgccaccaccaccgccagttGACGTATCACCGCCAGAGTCTCAGCCTAGTGACTATTACAATCCATCACAACCTTCGATCCCACCTTCTACTTCCAATGCCGATCCCCCTTCGCTGCCTCCACCGCCGCCACCTGCTGCTCAACCACCGAGTGCTCCAGTTGATGCCTATACTCCACCACCGCCGGCCTcctctcctccgcctccgccaCAAACTCCGGAGTTGTATCCGCCTCCCCCTTCTGCTGCCCCTCCTGCAGTTACGCCTCCGCCGCCATTGTCACCTCCACCAGCCGCTATCCCTCCTATGTCACCGATCTATTACCaatcaccgccaccaccaccgccagccTTACCATCTCCTCCCCCTAATTCTGCACCTGCAAGCCCATTGGCACCACCACCTAAAGCTCCCtccccgcctcctcctcctcctccatataTCAGCAATTCGACCCCTCCTGTGCCTTCTTCAATGCCCCCTAGAAGCCCACCGTCACTACCTTTACCTGCTCCAATTAAGCCCAATGTCCCGAGCTCATCCAATTCTTCAAAGCATACAGGTTCTTCTCATGGAAGCAGCAATGCCCTGAAGAGTGCCGCGAACACTTCTGAAACTGTTGTAACAGTTGCAGTGGTAGCAGGTCTTGTGATGCTTACTTTTGTTGGAGCAGCTGTGTGGCTTGTGAAGAAGCATAAGAAGCCATTTGCACCTACTGCATATCGTGGAAATCTTGTTTTGGCTTCACCGGCATCTTCACATGCATCAG GTGAAGGTGGATGTGGTTGTGTATACAAAGGACGGTTACGGGATGGAAGAGAAGTGGCTGTGAAGCAGATCAAAGTTGGTGGTGCACAGGGGGAGCGTGAATTCAAATCAGAAGTCGAAACTATCAGTCGTGTACACCATCGCCACCTGGTTTCACTTGTCGGGTACTGCGTTTCGGAGAATCGGAGATTGCTCGTCTATGATTATGTGCCCAATAGAACTCTTTATTATCATCTTCATG GGAAGGGAATGCCGATAATGGAATGGACTGTAAGGGTTAAGGTTGCTGTTGGGGCAGCTCggggaatagcatatcttcatgaaGATT GCCATCCACGGATAATCCACAGAGATATAAAGTCCTCAAATATTCTATTAGATTACAGTTTTGAAGCTCAG GTTTCTGATTTTGGGCTTGCAAGGATGGCTGTGGATGCTAACGCACACGTGACCACATGTGTAATGGGCACATTCGG ATATCTGGCTCCAGAGTATGCAACTAGTGGAAAGTTGACGTCTAATTCAGATGTGTATTCTTTTGGTGTGGTTCTTTTAGAACTTATTACAGGGCGGAAGCCTGTTGATACATCACAACCTGTCGGTGATGAGAGTCTTGTTGAGTGG GCTCGACCATTGCTAATTCAAGCACTTGAAAATGGAGATTTTGGAGATCTGCCAGATCCTAGGCTCGATGGTAACTATAACAAAGATGAGATGTTTCGTATGATTGAAATAGCAGCTGCTTGCACTCGGCATTCATCAACCATGAGGCCTCGAATGGGACAG GTGGTGAGAGCTCTCGAAAGCTTAGCCGATTTAGACATAAACAATGGTGTCCGACCAGGCCAGAGTGAAGTCTTTGATTCGTCGCAGCAGTCTGAAGAAATCCGAATGTTTCAGAAGATGGGATTTGCCAGCCAAGAACATGACAGTGATTACAGTCGAACTAACTGA
- the LOC103995921 gene encoding proline-rich receptor-like protein kinase PERK8 isoform X1 produces MPWKSTASVADAPRELFWKRLEDVLLKMGKIKMAAFYYSSPPPPPPPVDVSPPESQPSDYYNPSQPSIPPSTSNADPPSLPPPPPPAAQPPSAPVDAYTPPPPASSPPPPPQTPELYPPPPSAAPPAVTPPPPLSPPPAAIPPMSPIYYQSPPPPPPALPSPPPNSAPASPLAPPPKAPSPPPPPPPYISNSTPPVPSSMPPRSPPSLPLPAPIKPNVPSSSNSSKHTGSSHGSSNALKSAANTSETVVTVAVVAGLVMLTFVGAAVWLVKKHKKPFAPTAYRGNLVLASPASSHASESSRARSPSYPLIRHGSEGSYGFHYSPSDLGLGHTKLWFTLEELSIITNDFSTQNLLGEGGCGCVYKGRLRDGREVAVKQIKVGGAQGEREFKSEVETISRVHHRHLVSLVGYCVSENRRLLVYDYVPNRTLYYHLHGKGMPIMEWTVRVKVAVGAARGIAYLHEDCHPRIIHRDIKSSNILLDYSFEAQVSDFGLARMAVDANAHVTTCVMGTFGYLAPEYATSGKLTSNSDVYSFGVVLLELITGRKPVDTSQPVGDESLVEWARPLLIQALENGDFGDLPDPRLDGNYNKDEMFRMIEIAAACTRHSSTMRPRMGQVVRALESLADLDINNGVRPGQSEVFDSSQQSEEIRMFQKMGFASQEHDSDYSRTN; encoded by the exons ATGCCGTGGAAGTCGACAGCAAGCGTTGCTGATGCTCCTCGTGAACTTTTCTGGAAGAGATTAGAGGATGTCTTGTTGAAGATGGGGAAGATAAAGATGGCAGCTTTTTATTACTcatcgccgccgccaccaccaccgccagttGACGTATCACCGCCAGAGTCTCAGCCTAGTGACTATTACAATCCATCACAACCTTCGATCCCACCTTCTACTTCCAATGCCGATCCCCCTTCGCTGCCTCCACCGCCGCCACCTGCTGCTCAACCACCGAGTGCTCCAGTTGATGCCTATACTCCACCACCGCCGGCCTcctctcctccgcctccgccaCAAACTCCGGAGTTGTATCCGCCTCCCCCTTCTGCTGCCCCTCCTGCAGTTACGCCTCCGCCGCCATTGTCACCTCCACCAGCCGCTATCCCTCCTATGTCACCGATCTATTACCaatcaccgccaccaccaccgccagccTTACCATCTCCTCCCCCTAATTCTGCACCTGCAAGCCCATTGGCACCACCACCTAAAGCTCCCtccccgcctcctcctcctcctccatataTCAGCAATTCGACCCCTCCTGTGCCTTCTTCAATGCCCCCTAGAAGCCCACCGTCACTACCTTTACCTGCTCCAATTAAGCCCAATGTCCCGAGCTCATCCAATTCTTCAAAGCATACAGGTTCTTCTCATGGAAGCAGCAATGCCCTGAAGAGTGCCGCGAACACTTCTGAAACTGTTGTAACAGTTGCAGTGGTAGCAGGTCTTGTGATGCTTACTTTTGTTGGAGCAGCTGTGTGGCTTGTGAAGAAGCATAAGAAGCCATTTGCACCTACTGCATATCGTGGAAATCTTGTTTTGGCTTCACCGGCATCTTCACATGCATCAG AATCATCCCGTGCAAGATCTCCATCATATCCTCTCATAAGACATGGTTCCGAAGGAAGCTATGGTTTCCATTACTCACCATCAGACCTAGGGTTAGGACACACAAAATTGTGGTTTACATTGGAAGAGCTATCAATCATAACAAATGACTTCTCAACTCAGAATCTTTTAGGTGAAGGTGGATGTGGTTGTGTATACAAAGGACGGTTACGGGATGGAAGAGAAGTGGCTGTGAAGCAGATCAAAGTTGGTGGTGCACAGGGGGAGCGTGAATTCAAATCAGAAGTCGAAACTATCAGTCGTGTACACCATCGCCACCTGGTTTCACTTGTCGGGTACTGCGTTTCGGAGAATCGGAGATTGCTCGTCTATGATTATGTGCCCAATAGAACTCTTTATTATCATCTTCATG GGAAGGGAATGCCGATAATGGAATGGACTGTAAGGGTTAAGGTTGCTGTTGGGGCAGCTCggggaatagcatatcttcatgaaGATT GCCATCCACGGATAATCCACAGAGATATAAAGTCCTCAAATATTCTATTAGATTACAGTTTTGAAGCTCAG GTTTCTGATTTTGGGCTTGCAAGGATGGCTGTGGATGCTAACGCACACGTGACCACATGTGTAATGGGCACATTCGG ATATCTGGCTCCAGAGTATGCAACTAGTGGAAAGTTGACGTCTAATTCAGATGTGTATTCTTTTGGTGTGGTTCTTTTAGAACTTATTACAGGGCGGAAGCCTGTTGATACATCACAACCTGTCGGTGATGAGAGTCTTGTTGAGTGG GCTCGACCATTGCTAATTCAAGCACTTGAAAATGGAGATTTTGGAGATCTGCCAGATCCTAGGCTCGATGGTAACTATAACAAAGATGAGATGTTTCGTATGATTGAAATAGCAGCTGCTTGCACTCGGCATTCATCAACCATGAGGCCTCGAATGGGACAG GTGGTGAGAGCTCTCGAAAGCTTAGCCGATTTAGACATAAACAATGGTGTCCGACCAGGCCAGAGTGAAGTCTTTGATTCGTCGCAGCAGTCTGAAGAAATCCGAATGTTTCAGAAGATGGGATTTGCCAGCCAAGAACATGACAGTGATTACAGTCGAACTAACTGA
- the LOC135620441 gene encoding E3 ubiquitin-protein ligase PUB24-like → MDRIDVALGVLHSLRVPPDDLKPIVDGDRRIIDSMTWILLHDSRVLEQLKPDFFRAVLSLVRDRISQQATKAALQVLLHACGWGRNRIKIVEAGGVKEIVELELTTTELNLGVLSQLCASADGRAELVGRAAGLTTASKWSLRVSSLADDKGVRILSSPCSYSATTEVLQEMMSVRFCRIRSFQTLMTVLS, encoded by the exons ATGGATCGGATCGACGTGGCGCTCGGTGTTCTCCACTCCCTCCGAGTACCTCCTGATGACTTGAAACCCATTGTCGACGGCGATCGCCGCATCATCGACTCGATGACATGGATCTTGCTGCATG ATTCGAGAGTGTTAGAGCAACTGAAGCCCGATTTCTTCCGAGCTGTGTTATCCCTCGTCCGCGATCGGATCTCTCAACAAGCAACCAAAGCCGCGCTGCAGGTCCTGCTACATGCTTGCGGATGGGGAAGGAATCGGATCAAGATAGTAGAGGCCGGTGGAGTGAAGGAGATTGTGGAGCTTGAGCTGACGACGACGGAGCTCAACCTGGGGGTGCTGAGCCAACTGTGCGCGAGCGCAGACGGAAGGGCTGAGCTCGTGGGCCGTGCCGCCGGCCTCACGACCGCTTCGAAGTGGTCCCTCCGGGTCTCGTCGCTGGCGGACGATAAAGGGGTCAGGATTCTGTCGTCGCCGTGCAGCTACTCCGCCACCACCGAGGTCCTGCAGGAGATGATGAGTGTGAGGTTTTGTCGGATCCGAAGCTTCCAAACATTAATGACCGTTTTGTCGTGA